TCGTGGCAACGATTAATGATAATTTAGATTATGAAATCGCGGCGATTATTGCCGAAAGTTTGGGCTGGCGCGCGGAAAAAAGTGAAGAGCAAGAAACACAAAAAATTCGTTTAAAAGAAAAGCTAAAAAATCTATTAGCCGAAGAAGATAAAAATAATTTAACTATTCGACCGCCGGTTGTAGTGGTGATGGGACATATTGATCATGGTAAAACTAGTTTATTAGATTATATTCGTCAGACCAATGTAGTGGCCAAAGAAACCGGCGCTATTACTCAACATATCGGCGCCTATCAAGCCGAGATTAATGATAAAGAATTCGGTAAACGCTTAATCACTTTCATTGATACGCCTGGCCATGAGGCTTTTAATGAGATGCGTTCTCATGGCGGCCAAACAGCCGACATCGCCATATTGGTTGTAGCAGCTGATGACAAAGTTCAACCGCAAACCATCGAATCGTTAAAAGTCATTCAAGAATCAAATTTACCATTTGTGGTAGCTATTAATAAAATTGATAAATCCGAAGCCGACCTTGATCGCATTAAAAAAGGTTTGTCAGAAATAAATTTAGCCTCAGAAGATTGGGGCGGTAAAACTATTTGTGTACCGATTTCAGCTAAAACCGGCGAAGGTATTGATAATTTATTGAAAATGGTTTTGTTATTAGCTGATATGGAAAAAGAAAAATTAATGGTTAATGCCGACCGCGACGCTTTGGGGGTAGTCATTGAGAGTCATCTTGATCGCGGTCAAGGCCCTGTGTCTACAGTCTTAATTTATGCCGGCACTTTACATACCCGTGACATGATTATTATCGGTCAAACTTCAGGGCGCATTCGTTGTTTAAGAAATTTTCGTCAACAATTAGTTGACCAAGCTGTGCCAGGCATGCCAGTTCAGGTTTTGGGTTTAAAGGAACTGCCCAGAGTGGGTGATATTTTAGAAGTTGTCAGCGACCAAAAAGAATTTAAGCGTCGCAGTAAAAGTCTGGACTCGTCTTTCAGGGGCAACCAAAGCTTAACGACTATTAAAGAAAAAAATAAAGAGGCTGTTGATTTAAATGTTGTCTTAAAAGCCGACGTGCTTGGTTCTTTAGAGGCCATTGTGACTGCTTTGGATAAATTAAATAAAAATCCGGAAGTTAAAATAAAAATAATAAAAAAAGGGTTAGGAAATATTACTGACACTGATTTTACTATGGCTCGTTCGTCTTCGGCTTGGCTGATCGGTTTTAATGTCGACATTAATTCCGCGGCTAAAAGTTTAGCCGAAGAGACTTGTTATCCTTACGACACTTATAAAATAATTTATGAATTAATCGAAGAAGCGCAACGCCGCATGAATGCGTTGTTTAAGCCAGAAATTGTCGAGCACGCGTTAGGCAAGGCTAAAGTTTTAGCTTTATTTAGAAAAAGCGGCAATCAAAATGTAGTTGGTGTCCGAGTCAATGAAGGCAAGGCGGTTAAGGGATCTAAGGTTAGGGTTTGGCGCCAGGATAAATTAGTGGGTGAGGGCATTTTAGCCCAATTACAGATCAATAAAGAAGAAGCCCAAGAAGCCAAGACCGGAGCAGAGTGCGGCCTAAGAGTTGATGGACACGTTAGCATAGAGATTGATGATATATTAGAATTTTATTCAGAAGAAAAGAAAGAGCGCAAAATCTTTTAAGTTAATTTATGAAAAATAAAAATAAAATATTGATTCCCGTGGGAATCATTATCTTTGCCATTTGTTTAATTTCTGCTGCAGAAAATTTTTTTATTTTTCCAAAAAAAGAGCTAAACGATAACACGCCGAGTATTTTTAAGACTCTTCCGTCTAGCTTGCCGGTAGGCGAGCCAACCAAACAAGAAAATAACGAGTTCGTAAACTTACCAACTAATAACGTTGTCACTTCGCCCTCGGCCAATGTAATGCCCAGTAAATCCAAAGACGTGATTACTAGTTATATAATAGAAGTGCCTTTTACTTCGCAAGCTCCCTTTAAGGTCTGGGATGCTGTTCATAATGACGCTTGCGAAGAAGCGTCTCTAGTAATGGCTAGGCATTGGAGCGATGGGCATTTATTAAACGCTGCAATTGCCGATAAAGAAATTCTAGATTCGATAAATTGGGAAGATCAAAATTGGGGTCAGCAGTATGAGTTAAACGCAGAAAAAATTGTCGAGCTTGGCCAGAGATTTTTTAATTTAAACAATTTGACTATTTCCCCAAATCCCACCGTTGATGACATAAAAAATAAATTAAAAGAGGGTAATTTAATTTTGGTGCCGATAGCCGGAAGAGAATTAAACAATCCTTATTATCGTAGCCCAGGGCCTATTTATCATGTTTTGGTTATTAAAGGATATGATAGCGCAGGATTTATTACCAATGATCCGGGCACGCGTAATGGCGAAAGCTATCATTACAGTTATCAAACATTATTGAATGCCATTCATGATTGGCCGTATCCTAGTCCTGATTTCGGCATAAATGTGGATAAAAATGAGCAAGCAAGGGCAATATTATCTGGTTCGAAAGTAATAATCGTGGTTGGCAGGTAAAATGTATTGTTTTTTGTTTTTATTTTAGTATAATATATAGATAATAACTCATAAATTTTAACCATAGCCAAGGTTACTTCTTTCCGCTCCGCTGGCTGGCGGATAGTGGATTCGGAGGACTAAAATTTGTAACGAAATTTACTTCGTTACAAAATATAACTCGTAAATTTCGACAAATTTGGTATGTATATATATTGGTACGGACAGTCGTCTTTCAAAATCCAAGATAAAGAAGTAACGGTTTTGCTGGATCCGTATAGCTCTCGGCAGGCTGGCCTTCGTGGTCCTAATTTTAAGGCCGACATTACCATTTTGGACAGCGAAGAATTATCAAAACAAGCGCAAAAAGATATTAAAGAAGGTTTTTTAATTGATTCGCCCGGCGAATATGAAGTTAAGGGCGTTTTTGTTTTAGGAGTAAAAACAGGCAGCAATAAAATAATTTATCAAATAGAAGTTGATGGAGTCAAAATCGGTTATTTGGGGGAAATAAACAAAACCTTAAACGACACTGAACTCGACAAAGTCGACAATATCGATGTCTTAATTATTCCGGTTGGCGATAAAAAAAATACACTGGGTTCAAAAGAAGCGGCAGAAATTATCCGTGAAATAGAGCCGAAAATAGTTATTCCTTCCTGTTATCAAATCTCCGGACTAAAAAATGAACTCGAATCGCTCGACAAATTTTTGAAAGAAATTGGCGTGAAGAAATATGATATTGACGACAAGGTCCGTATTGTCAAAAAAGAATTGCCAGAAAACGGTATGCAGGTTATGGTTTTAAAAAATTCGTAAATTATGTCCAAGGGATTTTTAATTGTTTTAATAATCATCCTTTGTCTAGTGGTAATGTTTTTCTGGTTTAATAGTTTTAATACTAATTTTAAGGCTGACAGCTTGAGTAAAATTATGCGCAAGGGCTGGCAAGACGCTTCGCAAATTTATCAAGGTTTTAAAATCCAAACCAGTCCTGTCGGCAGGTTTATTAATTCTTCGGCGGCTAACGAAAGTACAACAGACCAGACGCTAACGCCGATTAATCAATCAATAGAAACAAATCAAACCAATGACACCCAAGAAAAAACCAATAATTAAAATTAACGAAGAACCGACAGTCGGTCGGGTCATTTCGCGTCCAATTGACGAAGAAGTTAAGAGTTCTTATCTGGATTATGCTATGTCGGTTATTGTTTCGCGCGCTTTGCCTGACGTTCGCGACGGCCTGAAGCCAGTTCATCGCCGAATTTTATATACGATGTGGAAAATGGGACTTAAATCAAACGTCAAATACAGAAAATCCGCGACGGTTATTGGTGAGGTTTTGGGTAAATATCATCCCCACGGCGACGTGGCGGTTTATGATGCCTTGGTGCGTATGGCCCAAGATTTTTCCTTACGCTATCCATTGGTAGATGGTCAAGGCAATTTCGGCAGTATTGATGGCGACGCGGCCGCGGCTTATCGTTATACTGAAGCCAAGCTAGCGGCTATTGCTGAAGAAATGCTGATTGATATTGAAAAAGAAGTGGTGCAATTCGTGCCTAATTATGATGGTACCTTGAGCGAGCCCTTAGTTTTACCTTCAAAGCTACCCAATCTTTTATTAAACGGCGCCCTGGGCATTGCCGTGGGTATGGCCACTAATATTCCGCCACATAATTTAAAAGATTTATCACAAGCGATTGTCCATTTAATTGATCATCCTGATTCAGACGTAGATGATCTAACCGAAATTTTAAAGGGACCGGATTTTCCAACTGGCGCCCTTATTTTTAATCCCAATCAAATTAAAGAAGCTTATACTTTGGGCAAGGGCCCAATAGTGATGCGAGCCAAAGCTGAAATCGTGGAAGCTTCGGCTGGTAATTTCCAAATCGTCGTGACAGAAATTCCTTTCCAGGTGAACAAGT
This window of the Patescibacteria group bacterium genome carries:
- the infB gene encoding translation initiation factor IF-2; translated protein: MNLSELARKLKITTKELKEKLPELGFHIGLRAIQIPDGQAEKVIAKWYELKAQEEIAQKGELLKQRGEAQEEEKKPERSVSLQNVVTVNRLAEKLGLPVVKIISELLKQGVVATINDNLDYEIAAIIAESLGWRAEKSEEQETQKIRLKEKLKNLLAEEDKNNLTIRPPVVVVMGHIDHGKTSLLDYIRQTNVVAKETGAITQHIGAYQAEINDKEFGKRLITFIDTPGHEAFNEMRSHGGQTADIAILVVAADDKVQPQTIESLKVIQESNLPFVVAINKIDKSEADLDRIKKGLSEINLASEDWGGKTICVPISAKTGEGIDNLLKMVLLLADMEKEKLMVNADRDALGVVIESHLDRGQGPVSTVLIYAGTLHTRDMIIIGQTSGRIRCLRNFRQQLVDQAVPGMPVQVLGLKELPRVGDILEVVSDQKEFKRRSKSLDSSFRGNQSLTTIKEKNKEAVDLNVVLKADVLGSLEAIVTALDKLNKNPEVKIKIIKKGLGNITDTDFTMARSSSAWLIGFNVDINSAAKSLAEETCYPYDTYKIIYELIEEAQRRMNALFKPEIVEHALGKAKVLALFRKSGNQNVVGVRVNEGKAVKGSKVRVWRQDKLVGEGILAQLQINKEEAQEAKTGAECGLRVDGHVSIEIDDILEFYSEEKKERKIF
- a CDS encoding C39 family peptidase, producing the protein MKNKNKILIPVGIIIFAICLISAAENFFIFPKKELNDNTPSIFKTLPSSLPVGEPTKQENNEFVNLPTNNVVTSPSANVMPSKSKDVITSYIIEVPFTSQAPFKVWDAVHNDACEEASLVMARHWSDGHLLNAAIADKEILDSINWEDQNWGQQYELNAEKIVELGQRFFNLNNLTISPNPTVDDIKNKLKEGNLILVPIAGRELNNPYYRSPGPIYHVLVIKGYDSAGFITNDPGTRNGESYHYSYQTLLNAIHDWPYPSPDFGINVDKNEQARAILSGSKVIIVVGR
- a CDS encoding MBL fold metallo-hydrolase — protein: MYIYWYGQSSFKIQDKEVTVLLDPYSSRQAGLRGPNFKADITILDSEELSKQAQKDIKEGFLIDSPGEYEVKGVFVLGVKTGSNKIIYQIEVDGVKIGYLGEINKTLNDTELDKVDNIDVLIIPVGDKKNTLGSKEAAEIIREIEPKIVIPSCYQISGLKNELESLDKFLKEIGVKKYDIDDKVRIVKKELPENGMQVMVLKNS